AGATTAAAACGTGCCCGCCAAGTAAAAGGCCCGTCCCGGAACACGTCATATTTAATATCCACTTCCAACCCCTCGTTAGAAACTTCCATCGCATTTTGCCATTGCACCCCGTTCTGCCCGTACATATCGCCCGGGAGAACAGTCTTGTAAATCAAATCCCGGGTATATTTGTAGTAATAATCAATCGTCAAACCCAAACGATACTCGAACATATCTATGTCCAACCCGAAATCATACTGGTCGGATTCTTCCCATTTCAATTTGTGATTCGTGATACCTTCCGGCATCATCCCCTGCACGCCGTCAAATATGCTCCCCGCGTTCATCAATCCTTGAGCAAGATAAGGAATCCCGAATTGGCTACCCGTCCTTCCCCAGCTTGCCCGCAATTTCCCGTAACTCAACCACCAGGCCCAACGCATGAAATTTTCCTGCGAAAACGCCCACCCCGCGGCAACGGAAGGGAACGTTCCCCAGCGATTATCAGAACCGAAAACGGACGACCCGTCCCGGCGGAACGTGGCCTCGATCAAATATTTCGTGTCATAGTTATAAGCAATTCGCCCGAAATAACTAAGCATGAGTGTTTCACTAAAATCAGATTTATACGACTGCATGGCCCGGTAAACCCCGCTCACGGAATTATATATCTCCTGGGGGAAAGAACCGCTCACGTAGTGAATGGAATTACTTGGAGAGCCAAGCCCGTACCCGCCAATAGACCACGTCATACTCCGTTCATTGGATAACCCAAGTAATAAATCAAAATTATGAACCTCCTTTAACGAGAAATTATAGCTCACCAAGTTATCGTTAAGCAACGTCAAGTCACGCCCGATCTCCCCCTCCGATTTCGCCTCGTGATACGTGGGATCCAAATACGTCGGGGAAAACGTGTTCAAGTTCGCCTGCGTAAAATCCAACGCTAAAGACGTCGAAATATTCAATCCTTTGATGACCTCGTACCCCAGTTTCAGGTTCGCCCGTAAACGATAGGACGTGTTATCCTCTATTTTACCATTCAACTTTTTCAGCATGATGTCAAACATCTCCCCGCTCCCTGGCATTAACGTCGACGTACTCTTGGGATCCACTGTGAACGATTCCGCCAAGCCGGCTACCGAACCCGATCCCCTGCTTCTATCCGTGTAAGCAAGATAAAGACGGGAATCGATTGTCAGGTTCTTGACCGGAATAACCGACAGGTTCGTGAGGATATTTCCCCGGACAAAATTACTTCCCGGCATGATTCCTTCCTCCTTGTAGAAACCCGCCCCGATCATATAATTAATCGTCTCCGTTCCACCGCTTGTCTGGATATTGGCGTTATAAATTCTTCCCGGACGGAAAACATGTTTATACCAGTTCGTTGAATTATTAAAAAACGGGTTAAGAGAATCCTGGATGATCTTCATCACACCTCCCGACTGGATTCCCTTTCCTTGGTTCCAGAATGAGTCATAATTCGCCCCGTTCAAAGCAGCCTCGTACTTGTTGGACGGGTATCTATATTCTCCCGTTTCCGCGTCATAATACGCACTCTTCGTGGCCTTCATCATAGCCATGTGATAAAGGCGTTCCCCCTTCCCCCCGGTTTGCACCGGGGTCTCCGGCAAGATAGATCCCGTGTAAGAGAAATTGGCAGAGAACTTTCCCCGTCCCGCTCTTCCTTTTTTCGTCGTGATCAGAATCACCCCGTTGGCAGCCCGCGAACCGTAAATGGCTGCGGAAGCCGCGTCCTTTAACACTTGGATAGATTCTATCGTTGAAGGATCAATTTCAGCCATCGTGTTCGTTCCCGTGATCGGGGAGGTAAAAGAACTCACCGGCACCCCGTCAACCACGTACAGCGGGGCCCCGCTACTTTTATATCCCGTCTCGTCATCCAGTAAAGAATTATACCCTCTCACGGCAACGCTGTTTCCCCCGCCACCGGGAGACCCCGATTGCTGGAAGACACCCAACCCCGCGACCCGTCCTTGCAGCAAGGTTTCGAGACTGGGAGCCGGCACCTCCTTAATATCTTCAGCCGTGACAGATGAAATAGCCCCGACAATTTCCCGCTTTTTACGGCTACCGTAAGCGATTACCGTTACCTGGTCCAAATCCGCCGCATCCGGGTCCAACTTCACCGTTACCGGCTTACCGGACTCGAACTTCATCGTCTTCATCTTGTACCCCACGAACGAGAATTTCAAGTTACCAGTTTTTTTCATGAAACGAAGAGTGAACCGTCCCGCGACATCCGTGGCAGTACCCACCGACGTGCTATCGATGCGGACTGTTGCCCCCGGTAGCGGGTTACCCTTTTCGTCCGTCACGGTCCCCGTGATCATAAATTCCTGTAACGGCTCCGCCGCCCCCGGGCGTATCACCACCTGCTTTCCATTGATAGAATGCGTTAATCCCTTCGGGACCAGGATAATTTTCAATAACTCATCCAACGTTTTATTCGTCACGTTTATATCAACCACGCCTTTAGCCTTTATCACCTCCGCATTATACAAGAAATGAATCCCGGTCATTTGTTCCAACCGATCAAACACCTGGACCAAAGATACTTGTTTCATCTGGAGCGAGACCGTTTTTTCCTGCGCCGTGGCGGAAAGCCCTATCCCCAACATGAAAAAGAGAGACAGGAGAACGGATCCCATCCCCCGATGAAATCTTCTGTGAATTAAAATGTTTCTCATAAATTTATTTAATTGATATATTGATTATATGTAAAAATCACACCTCTACAACGAAGACACCCGTCGCACGATAACCACCTTGTCCTTCACGTCGAAATCCAGATCACCCGTCTGCCGGAAGACATCGAGAACTTCGTTCAACGTGGCGTATCGCGCCACCTTCCCCGAATAAATAAAATCCTGGACATCCGGGTTCTGGAAGAAAAACTCGAAATCATACCACCGCGCCAGTATCCGCATCACTTCATCGAACGGGGTCTCCCGGAACGCAAACAGGTCCTCCATCCACGCCGTGTAGTACCCCACGTCTACCTTTTGGCTAGTCATTATTTCCCGGTCTTTATCAAAAACAGCTTGCACACCCGGGGTCAAAACAACCTCCCCCCTTCTTTCACAATCCCTGACTTTCACCTTTCCCCGTACAAGAGTCACGTGTTCCTCGGGATTCTGGTGATATGCCATCAAGTTAAATTCCGTCCCCAACACCTCCACTTCAATATTTCCCGTGTGGACAACGAACGGGTGTGCCTCGTCCCGCTTCACCTTGAAATAAGCTTCCCCGTCAATCCATATTTCCCGGCACGTTCCCTCCTCGAAGCTATTCGGGAAACGAAGGATACTTTCCGCGTTCAGGAACACCTCGGTCCCGTCGCTCAACTCCACGTTATAAGTTCCCCCTCGGGGAACGTCAACCGTGTTCCACTCCACCTTCCCGTTTGCTTGTTCCCGGGCTTCAAACAT
The window above is part of the Butyricimonas paravirosa genome. Proteins encoded here:
- a CDS encoding SusC/RagA family TonB-linked outer membrane protein; the encoded protein is MRNILIHRRFHRGMGSVLLSLFFMLGIGLSATAQEKTVSLQMKQVSLVQVFDRLEQMTGIHFLYNAEVIKAKGVVDINVTNKTLDELLKIILVPKGLTHSINGKQVVIRPGAAEPLQEFMITGTVTDEKGNPLPGATVRIDSTSVGTATDVAGRFTLRFMKKTGNLKFSFVGYKMKTMKFESGKPVTVKLDPDAADLDQVTVIAYGSRKKREIVGAISSVTAEDIKEVPAPSLETLLQGRVAGLGVFQQSGSPGGGGNSVAVRGYNSLLDDETGYKSSGAPLYVVDGVPVSSFTSPITGTNTMAEIDPSTIESIQVLKDAASAAIYGSRAANGVILITTKKGRAGRGKFSANFSYTGSILPETPVQTGGKGERLYHMAMMKATKSAYYDAETGEYRYPSNKYEAALNGANYDSFWNQGKGIQSGGVMKIIQDSLNPFFNNSTNWYKHVFRPGRIYNANIQTSGGTETINYMIGAGFYKEEGIMPGSNFVRGNILTNLSVIPVKNLTIDSRLYLAYTDRSRGSGSVAGLAESFTVDPKSTSTLMPGSGEMFDIMLKKLNGKIEDNTSYRLRANLKLGYEVIKGLNISTSLALDFTQANLNTFSPTYLDPTYHEAKSEGEIGRDLTLLNDNLVSYNFSLKEVHNFDLLLGLSNERSMTWSIGGYGLGSPSNSIHYVSGSFPQEIYNSVSGVYRAMQSYKSDFSETLMLSYFGRIAYNYDTKYLIEATFRRDGSSVFGSDNRWGTFPSVAAGWAFSQENFMRWAWWLSYGKLRASWGRTGSQFGIPYLAQGLMNAGSIFDGVQGMMPEGITNHKLKWEESDQYDFGLDIDMFEYRLGLTIDYYYKYTRDLIYKTVLPGDMYGQNGVQWQNAMEVSNEGLEVDIKYDVFRDGPFTWRARFNLAKNWNRFEKSYLGVDTDGMIIGKPLNGIYLYKDGGLIQSEGDIPVVYGEDGKKHVLSPGGDEEYFYTLGMRKPVDINGDGQISEDDIYYAGSSLPTLYGGFASELKWKNFDLNFLIMYELGRKMINAEKWQTLASPDAGSNPLFSDVKLEDFWQKPGDDTEYPAPGIYPQDALQYMGAFDSNIENVSYMKVKQLTLGYNVPSKYVKKLHLDNIRVFVTGENLLTLDNYSGLDPEVVNVHTGVDLGRTYPLARKWTVGLTVNF
- a CDS encoding FecR family protein, which gives rise to MNYPKGLEQWIVEMLQGELDEEQRQKLESWLEEDPANRELLDKIREEKRWQGGIRQIAYFDDKMDWSAVLQTSFRRRRVIRMYRACAVAGIVLLLGVGGLFLMQKPEKTRVIIARVQPHEVKLNTASGKSYSLDLAGDIITEETVLKSDGKKLMFEAREQANGKVEWNTVDVPRGGTYNVELSDGTEVFLNAESILRFPNSFEEGTCREIWIDGEAYFKVKRDEAHPFVVHTGNIEVEVLGTEFNLMAYHQNPEEHVTLVRGKVKVRDCERRGEVVLTPGVQAVFDKDREIMTSQKVDVGYYTAWMEDLFAFRETPFDEVMRILARWYDFEFFFQNPDVQDFIYSGKVARYATLNEVLDVFRQTGDLDFDVKDKVVIVRRVSSL